GGAGAATGCGAAATACAAGAAATCGTGGGTTACCTGGGAATGACGGAATTACGGTACGCACCCATGTCAGGCACAATGAAGCCGGTGGTAAGGGAACCTTTTTTTGACAGGAACTACAACCTCTGCGTGCTCTGCGGAAGGTGCGTCAGGGTGTGTCATGAAGTACGGGGACAGGGGGTATTAAACTACAGAATATCCCACCACCGGGATCACACAATTGAGCCGCTTTCCCTGAAGGATGCAGGTTGTGCATTCTGCGGCGCCTGCGTCGATGTCTGCCCCACAGGAGCTTTATATGCCCGTTTTGAAAAATGGTTGAAACCGGAACGAACGGTAACCACCACCTGCCCGTTCTGCGGGGTTGGCTGTCAAATCGATGTGGGGGTTTCGGAAAACAGAATAGTAAGAGTTCGGGGAAACCGGTCTCCGGGATCACCCAATAATGGACAGCTCTGCGTTAAGGGCCGGTTCGGGCTGACCTTCGCCGAAAGCCCTGAAAGACTCAAGACCCCCCTTGTACGAACCGACGACGGTTTTAAACCTGTAAGCTGGGATGAAGCTTTTAAGATCATTACGGAAGCCCTGCATAAGCACCGGGAACGAAGTTTCGGCATGCTTGCATCGGCAAGATGCACGAATGAGGAAAACTATCTGGCCCAGAAGTTCACCCGTCTTGTCATGAAAAGCAACAACATCGATCATTGCGCAAGGCTTTGCCATGCACCCACCGTTGCCGGACTGAGAAAGGCCTTTGGAAGCGGAGCCATGACCAATTCGATAGCCGAGCTTGCTTATTCCGGCTGTATCTTCGTAATTGGTTCTAATACCACCGAGCAACATCCCGTTATTGCGCTAAAAATAAAAGAGGCAAAGCGCCGTGGAGGAAAAATCATAGTAGCCGACCCGAGGAAAATCGAACTGACGGCCATTGCCGACGTATGGCTACGCCACAACCCCGGCACAGATGTGGCCCTCATCCTCGGAATGTGCAAGGTTATCGTCGACGAAGGGCTTATAGACAAGAGTTTCATAGAAGAACGGTGTGAGGGTTTCGAAGATTTTGCGTCTTCCCTTGAGAAGCTGTCTCTTGAGGAAGTCGAAACCCTTACGGGCGTTGACATAGATGATCTGAAAAGTGCAGCCCGAATGTATGCAACACGGCGGCCGTCGTCCATCGTTTATGCCATGGGAATCACTCAGCACGCCAACGGCACCGAAAATGTACTGGCTCTGGCAAATCTCTCCATGCTCACGGGAAATATCGGTAAACCCTCGGCGGGAATAAACCCTCTGAGAGGGCAAAACAATGTGCAGGGTTCGTGCGACATGGGGGCCCTACCGGATCTTCTCCCCGGATATAAATCCATAAAGGATCCCGAAGTACGCAGACTTTTCGAAAAGGCCTGGGGATGTCGGCTACCGGAAGAACCCGGGCTTACGGTAACGGAAATGTTCCACGCCATTGACGACGGAAGGATCCGGGCAATGTACATAATCGGGGAAAACCCCGTGTTGAGCGATCCCGATGCAGGGCAGGTAGTAGAAAGTTTGAAGAAGCTGGAATTCCTGGTCGTTCAGGATATCTTTTTATCCGAGACCGCACGGCTGGCCCATGTCGTTCTGCCTGCGGCAAGTGCGCTGGAAAAGGAAGGAACCTTTACGAACACGGAGCGGAAGGTTCTCAGAGTGAGGAAGGCTCTGGAGCCGCCCGGAGATGCCCTCCCCGACTGGGAAATTATTTGCAAAATTGCCCGTCGTATGGGCTACGGCGAACAATTTTCCTATAAGGATCCGGAAGAGGTAATGAAGGAAATTGCCTCTCTGACCAAGATTTACGGCGGCATAAGCTACGATCGCCTTGAGAAACAACCTCTTCAGTGGCCGTGCCCAGAACCGGATCACCCGGGAACCCCTTATCTTCACGGGGACGGTTTTATGAGGGGTAAAGGGAAATTCCACGTCCTGCAATTCAGACCTTCCCCCGAAAGACCCGACAGGGAATACCCTTATATTCTCACCACGGGAAGGATACTTTTCCATTATCACACCGGGACGATGACCCGAAAGGTCCCGGATCTCAATTACCTGAGGCCCGAAGAATGGGTCGAGATGAACCTGCTGGACGCTCAGGAACTGGGTGTCACTGACGGCAGTTGGGTGGAAGTTTCGTCGAGACGCGGTCGGGTAAGAGCAAAGGCTAAGGTAACCGAAAGGTCGCCCCGTGGGGTTGTCTTCATGACCTTTCACTTTTCGGAAACGCCTACGAACAATCTCACCGGAGCACTTCTGGATCCTGTGGCCCGGATACCGGAACTTAAGGTATGTCCCGTGAAGATCCAACCAATACGAGAGGTGTAGAGATGTACCGAATTGTAAAAAAGGAAATTCTTGCTCCAAACATAGTCTTCATGGAGATTGAAGCACCGGATGTTGCGCGCTCAGCCCGTCCCGGTCAATTCGTAATGCTCAGGGTGGATGAAAAGGGGGAGCGGTTTCCTCTGTCAATTGCCGACTGGAACCGTGAAGCCGGTACCGTGAGCATTGCCTTCTTTGTTGTCGGGAAGAGCACGACAAAGCTGGCCTGTCTTCATGAAGGGGATTCTATTTTGAACCTGGCAGGCCCTCTTGGCATCCCCACGCCCGTCAGGCATTACGGCCGTGTAATCTGTGCAGGTGGCTGTTTTGGAATCGGCCCTGCCGTTTCCGTATCCAGAGCCCTCCGGGAGGCAGGAAATCGGGTTACGGCCGTCATGGAGGTGAGGAGCCGGGAGTTTGTATTCTGGGAGGATAAATTCCGAGCAGTATCGGACGAATTTATCCTGGCTTCCGGAAGTGGGCTCTGCGGCGACGAGAGATGGGCAAATAACATTTTGGACGAACTGCTGCGTCGTGGCGAAAAGGTCGATCGTGTCTTCGTTTACGGTTGCCCCTTTATGATGATGAAGTGCGCCGAAGCCACCCGGCCTTACGGAATCAAGACATCCGTAAGCCTTACTCCCATCATGGTTGACGGAACCGGGATGTGCGGAGCCTGCAGAGTGGAGGTAGGAGGAGAGACCAGGTTCGCCTGTGTGGACGGACCGGAATTCGACGGCCATGCAGTTAACTGGGATCTTCTCATTATGAGTCAGCGCCGTTTTTTGCGGGAAGAATACTTATCGATGAATCTATGGGAAAGAGAAAACTGGCACAGGATGATGGAGATGAGGCATCATGGAAGAGCGGAGAAAGAAGCTCAATCTGAA
This window of the Thermodesulforhabdus norvegica genome carries:
- a CDS encoding sulfide/dihydroorotate dehydrogenase-like FAD/NAD-binding protein, with protein sequence MYRIVKKEILAPNIVFMEIEAPDVARSARPGQFVMLRVDEKGERFPLSIADWNREAGTVSIAFFVVGKSTTKLACLHEGDSILNLAGPLGIPTPVRHYGRVICAGGCFGIGPAVSVSRALREAGNRVTAVMEVRSREFVFWEDKFRAVSDEFILASGSGLCGDERWANNILDELLRRGEKVDRVFVYGCPFMMMKCAEATRPYGIKTSVSLTPIMVDGTGMCGACRVEVGGETRFACVDGPEFDGHAVNWDLLIMSQRRFLREEYLSMNLWERENWHRMMEMRHHGRAEKEAQSESCSHA
- the fdhF gene encoding formate dehydrogenase subunit alpha, which codes for MKKVSVSIDGREYIIPAGKNIKEAAEEVGIYIPGLCHHRDLIPVGMCRLCIVEVEGLREFPLACMTPVEEGMIIRTKTDTLQQMRRHTMELILSLTNHPVTCLFCSRRDECRDLRECMRKVPEVVGCRYCPKGGECEIQEIVGYLGMTELRYAPMSGTMKPVVREPFFDRNYNLCVLCGRCVRVCHEVRGQGVLNYRISHHRDHTIEPLSLKDAGCAFCGACVDVCPTGALYARFEKWLKPERTVTTTCPFCGVGCQIDVGVSENRIVRVRGNRSPGSPNNGQLCVKGRFGLTFAESPERLKTPLVRTDDGFKPVSWDEAFKIITEALHKHRERSFGMLASARCTNEENYLAQKFTRLVMKSNNIDHCARLCHAPTVAGLRKAFGSGAMTNSIAELAYSGCIFVIGSNTTEQHPVIALKIKEAKRRGGKIIVADPRKIELTAIADVWLRHNPGTDVALILGMCKVIVDEGLIDKSFIEERCEGFEDFASSLEKLSLEEVETLTGVDIDDLKSAARMYATRRPSSIVYAMGITQHANGTENVLALANLSMLTGNIGKPSAGINPLRGQNNVQGSCDMGALPDLLPGYKSIKDPEVRRLFEKAWGCRLPEEPGLTVTEMFHAIDDGRIRAMYIIGENPVLSDPDAGQVVESLKKLEFLVVQDIFLSETARLAHVVLPAASALEKEGTFTNTERKVLRVRKALEPPGDALPDWEIICKIARRMGYGEQFSYKDPEEVMKEIASLTKIYGGISYDRLEKQPLQWPCPEPDHPGTPYLHGDGFMRGKGKFHVLQFRPSPERPDREYPYILTTGRILFHYHTGTMTRKVPDLNYLRPEEWVEMNLLDAQELGVTDGSWVEVSSRRGRVRAKAKVTERSPRGVVFMTFHFSETPTNNLTGALLDPVARIPELKVCPVKIQPIREV